The proteins below come from a single Acidobacteriota bacterium genomic window:
- a CDS encoding ABC transporter substrate-binding protein gives MTRRTLLALLVILTVSGACRPRERVDTSDAIVGPRVVSLVPSATEMLFAVGAGPQVVGVSSFDKVPAEVASRPRVGALLDPDVERILSLKPDLVVTYGSQETLHEQLARAGIAAFPYRHGGIGATLETFEALGVQTGHPEAGRQAAQLLRAQLIGVRSRVEGQPRPKVLLVFGREPGTIRQVWASGGVGFLHELLDVVGADNVLADVDRENVQATTELLLTRAPDVIVELRAEARSPESPSPWLALPGIPAVKSGRILTFEGDHFVQPGPRLAEAAEALARALHPSAW, from the coding sequence ATGACTCGACGTACCCTGTTGGCGCTCCTCGTCATCCTCACGGTCTCGGGCGCCTGCCGTCCGCGCGAGCGCGTCGACACGTCGGACGCCATCGTCGGTCCGCGTGTGGTGTCGCTGGTGCCGTCGGCCACCGAGATGCTGTTCGCCGTCGGCGCGGGACCGCAGGTGGTCGGCGTGAGCAGCTTCGACAAGGTGCCCGCGGAGGTCGCGTCGCGACCGCGCGTGGGCGCGCTCCTCGATCCGGACGTCGAGCGCATCCTGTCGTTGAAGCCCGACCTCGTCGTCACGTACGGCTCACAGGAGACGCTGCACGAGCAGCTGGCGCGCGCCGGTATCGCCGCGTTCCCGTATCGGCATGGCGGCATCGGTGCGACGCTCGAGACGTTCGAGGCCCTCGGCGTGCAGACGGGTCATCCCGAGGCGGGCCGACAGGCCGCGCAACTGCTGCGCGCGCAGCTGATCGGCGTGCGCTCGCGCGTCGAGGGACAGCCCCGGCCGAAAGTCCTGCTGGTGTTCGGTCGTGAGCCCGGGACGATCCGCCAGGTGTGGGCGAGTGGTGGCGTGGGCTTCCTGCACGAACTGCTCGACGTCGTGGGCGCCGACAACGTCCTGGCCGACGTCGATCGCGAGAACGTGCAGGCCACCACCGAACTGCTGCTGACACGCGCCCCCGACGTGATCGTCGAGTTGCGTGCCGAGGCACGATCGCCCGAATCGCCATCGCCGTGGCTGGCGTTGCCCGGCATTCCTGCGGTGAAATCAGGCCGGATCCTCACGTTCGAGGGCGACCACTTCGTGCAGCCCGGCCCCCGGCTCGCCGAAGCAGCCGAGGCACTCGCGAGAGCCCTGCACCCGTCGGCATGGTGA
- a CDS encoding iron ABC transporter permease, translating into MIAPTRHIADPRRAAETAVARRRRALRTYAVFAAFLAGAIVITPLVGSTVLDLRAVIDRSLPFADNLDAQIFFIARLPRVLAAGLVGATLAVAGVVTQALLRNPLATPFTLGVSSGAALGAMLALTFMPAWAVAGLTAVPLASLAGAIGAVAIVYALAQVRHRGFSTDVLLLAGVTLNAFFSALILLVQYLSDFTQAMRTMRWLMGDLDVAGYSPLAVAALLLVPAAIAFAWLPRSLDALALGAEQAGARGVPVVAVQRLAFFAASIATGVAVAIAGPIGFVGIIVPHLVRLLVGADHRIVMPASALFGAAFLMACDAIARVVLAPVELPVGVVTAVLGAPFFLWLLIRRP; encoded by the coding sequence GTGATCGCCCCCACGCGCCACATCGCCGATCCGCGGCGCGCCGCCGAAACGGCAGTGGCGCGGCGGCGCCGCGCGCTGCGCACCTACGCGGTCTTCGCGGCCTTCCTCGCCGGCGCGATCGTCATCACGCCGCTGGTCGGATCGACGGTGCTGGACCTGCGCGCCGTGATCGATCGGTCGCTGCCGTTTGCCGACAACCTCGACGCGCAGATCTTCTTCATCGCCCGCCTCCCGCGCGTGCTGGCCGCGGGCCTCGTGGGCGCGACGCTCGCCGTGGCGGGCGTGGTGACGCAGGCGCTGCTGCGCAATCCGCTCGCCACGCCGTTCACGCTCGGCGTCTCGTCGGGGGCGGCACTGGGTGCCATGCTGGCGCTCACGTTCATGCCGGCATGGGCCGTCGCGGGTCTCACCGCGGTGCCGCTCGCGAGCCTTGCCGGAGCGATCGGCGCCGTGGCGATCGTGTACGCCCTCGCCCAGGTGCGGCATCGCGGGTTCTCCACAGACGTCCTGCTGCTCGCCGGCGTCACGCTCAACGCGTTCTTCTCCGCGCTGATCCTCCTCGTGCAGTACCTCTCGGACTTCACGCAGGCCATGCGCACGATGCGATGGCTGATGGGCGATCTCGACGTGGCCGGCTACAGTCCCCTGGCCGTGGCGGCGCTGCTGCTGGTGCCTGCCGCGATCGCGTTCGCGTGGCTGCCGCGCAGCCTCGACGCCCTGGCGCTCGGCGCGGAACAGGCCGGCGCGCGCGGCGTGCCCGTGGTGGCCGTGCAACGGCTGGCGTTCTTCGCGGCGTCGATTGCCACGGGCGTGGCCGTGGCGATCGCGGGGCCCATCGGGTTCGTGGGCATCATCGTGCCGCACCTCGTCCGCCTGCTCGTCGGCGCCGATCATCGCATCGTGATGCCGGCGTCGGCGTTGTTCGGTGCGGCGTTTCTCATGGCCTGCGATGCGATCGCCCGGGTCGTTCTCGCGCCGGTCGAACTGCCCGTCGGTGTCGTAACCGCCGTGCTCGGCGCCCCCTTCTTCCTCTGGTTGCTGATTCGCAGGCCATGA
- a CDS encoding ABC transporter ATP-binding protein, producing MSLDVARGGITGVLGPNGSGKTTLLRTLSGALTPTSGRVLLDGEPIGRLPSRALARRLAVVPQEIHPVFDYTVLDLALMGRYAHLGPFGFETAIDLLVVRRALAATGTADLEDRHFDTLSGGEKQRVVIASALAQFDEDVDEAGRLLVLDEPTAALDLHYQVEIAQLLRTLAVQRGLTLLVTTHDIQFAWQVCDRIVLLQDGRVLADGPTDATLTPEHLHTLYGLRVDRMTHADGAISLVPAPVSRLRR from the coding sequence GTGTCACTCGACGTGGCGCGCGGCGGCATCACCGGTGTGCTCGGCCCGAACGGGTCTGGCAAGACGACACTGCTGCGCACGCTCTCGGGCGCGCTGACGCCCACCAGCGGGCGCGTCCTGCTCGACGGCGAGCCGATCGGCCGCCTCCCGAGCCGCGCGCTCGCGCGTCGGCTCGCCGTGGTGCCGCAGGAGATTCATCCCGTCTTCGACTACACGGTGCTCGATCTCGCACTGATGGGCCGCTACGCGCACCTCGGCCCGTTCGGGTTCGAGACGGCCATCGATCTCCTCGTGGTGCGGCGGGCGCTTGCCGCCACGGGCACGGCGGATCTCGAGGATCGCCACTTCGACACGCTCAGCGGCGGCGAGAAGCAGCGCGTGGTGATCGCGAGTGCGCTCGCGCAGTTCGATGAAGACGTGGACGAGGCGGGGCGACTCCTGGTCCTCGACGAACCGACGGCGGCGCTCGACCTGCACTATCAGGTGGAGATCGCGCAGCTGTTGCGCACACTGGCCGTCCAACGCGGGCTGACGCTGCTCGTCACCACGCACGACATCCAGTTCGCCTGGCAGGTCTGCGATCGCATCGTCCTCCTCCAGGACGGGCGCGTCCTCGCCGACGGGCCGACCGACGCGACACTCACGCCCGAGCATCTGCACACGCTGTACGGCCTCCGCGTCGATCGCATGACGCACGCCGACGGCGCGATCTCTCTCGTGCCCGCACCCGTGTCGAGGCTGCGCCGGTGA
- a CDS encoding TonB-dependent receptor, which yields MIRTPHLPVAGVLLALLSTPALAARVAGVVSSGPGHPIVNARVVLDGTTGPVATTRTDTSGRFTIDAPEGDYVLRVVADGFDAAPRTVTLRDAADASADITMGLAAVTDHVVVSAGFVPLTRSASGTALTVLDQAELRTRQLETSQDALRSVPGFTVARSGGRGGVTSIFPRGGESDFTLLVVDGIRLNDMGGAYDAAHLPLFDLDRIEVVRGPQSAIYGSDAVGGVVQLVTRRGGTTRASGLFEAGSFGTWRANAAANGTSGLLQWGGGVERLESDGFTGIAPGTDERVSNDDYRRTDAMASLGYQASRLQITGLVRGGRNERGVPGPYGSDPNHTYGGVDRVSRNDNETFAAGGSAAWQFGQAWQARGAVTYADRDSTFLSIYTPDTPTKSGNRLVTGRGQVDAAWLGASWSAGAEVSRERASSAFITGLLGQEIPVDRRQVGAFGEGRIDRGGLSVQGGLRYERVARLALEGNASAWSPRPAFDEDVISVVNPRVALSWRLTGGDASWLRLHGGYGGGMRAPGAFEIAFTNNPGLKPERTRSLDGGVEAAWLGGRIVADATYFRNRYDDLIVTVTRIVGTNSYTSDNISNARSDGLELSVSVRPVSALAIRGGLVRQRTEILANDDDSGAPTPFVVGDRLLRRPDLGAFVDVLATTGRVSGFFRVDGRSNAEDIDPSFGASAGILTNPGFTTADAGVTVRLLDRVEVFGRVLNIFDRSYEEIFGFPALGRSAMVGVRVATSR from the coding sequence ATGATTCGCACACCCCACCTGCCCGTGGCCGGGGTGCTGCTGGCCCTGCTGTCGACGCCCGCCCTTGCGGCCCGCGTCGCCGGCGTGGTTTCCAGCGGCCCCGGACATCCGATCGTCAACGCCCGTGTCGTGCTCGATGGCACGACAGGCCCTGTCGCGACAACGCGGACCGACACCAGCGGCCGCTTCACCATCGACGCGCCTGAGGGCGACTACGTGCTGCGCGTCGTGGCCGACGGCTTCGACGCGGCTCCGAGAACCGTCACGCTGCGCGATGCGGCAGACGCCTCGGCCGACATCACGATGGGACTGGCTGCCGTGACCGACCACGTCGTCGTCTCGGCGGGCTTCGTGCCGTTGACGCGCTCGGCGAGCGGCACGGCGCTCACGGTGCTCGATCAGGCGGAACTGCGCACGCGCCAGCTCGAGACGTCGCAGGACGCGCTGCGATCGGTGCCGGGCTTCACTGTCGCGCGCAGCGGCGGCAGGGGCGGCGTCACGTCGATCTTCCCGCGCGGCGGCGAGAGCGACTTCACGCTGCTGGTGGTGGATGGCATCCGCCTCAACGACATGGGCGGTGCCTACGATGCCGCGCACCTGCCGCTCTTCGATCTCGACCGCATCGAGGTGGTGCGCGGTCCGCAGAGCGCGATCTACGGGTCCGACGCCGTCGGCGGCGTGGTGCAACTGGTGACTCGCCGCGGCGGCACGACGCGCGCCAGCGGCCTGTTCGAAGCCGGTTCGTTCGGCACGTGGCGCGCCAACGCCGCGGCCAACGGCACGAGCGGTCTGCTCCAGTGGGGCGGCGGAGTGGAGCGCCTCGAATCCGACGGATTCACGGGCATCGCGCCGGGGACCGACGAGCGCGTGAGCAACGACGACTACCGCCGCACCGACGCCATGGCCAGCCTCGGCTACCAGGCGTCGCGACTACAGATCACCGGTCTCGTGCGCGGCGGCCGCAACGAGCGCGGCGTGCCGGGCCCGTACGGCAGCGACCCGAACCACACCTACGGCGGCGTCGACCGTGTTTCGCGCAACGACAACGAGACCTTCGCCGCAGGTGGATCGGCGGCATGGCAGTTCGGCCAGGCATGGCAGGCGCGCGGCGCTGTCACGTACGCCGACCGCGACAGCACGTTCCTGAGCATCTACACGCCGGACACCCCGACCAAGTCCGGTAACCGACTCGTGACGGGACGCGGACAGGTGGACGCCGCGTGGCTCGGTGCGTCGTGGAGCGCCGGCGCCGAAGTGTCGCGTGAGCGCGCCTCGTCCGCGTTCATCACCGGTCTGCTCGGTCAGGAGATCCCCGTCGATCGCCGCCAGGTGGGTGCGTTCGGCGAGGGCCGCATCGACAGAGGCGGCCTGTCCGTGCAGGGGGGACTGCGATACGAGCGCGTGGCGCGGCTCGCGCTCGAAGGCAATGCCTCGGCGTGGAGTCCGCGGCCGGCTTTCGACGAGGACGTCATCTCGGTGGTCAACCCGCGCGTGGCCCTGAGCTGGCGGCTGACGGGCGGAGACGCGTCGTGGCTTCGCCTGCATGGCGGATACGGCGGCGGCATGCGCGCGCCGGGCGCGTTCGAGATCGCGTTCACCAACAACCCGGGCCTGAAGCCCGAACGCACGCGCAGCCTCGACGGCGGTGTCGAAGCCGCGTGGCTCGGCGGCCGCATCGTGGCAGACGCCACGTACTTCCGCAATCGCTACGACGATCTGATCGTGACCGTCACGCGCATCGTGGGTACCAACAGCTACACCAGCGACAACATCTCCAACGCGCGCAGCGACGGCCTGGAACTGTCCGTGTCGGTCAGGCCGGTATCTGCGCTCGCGATCCGCGGCGGCCTCGTGCGCCAACGGACGGAGATCCTCGCCAATGACGATGACTCCGGCGCACCCACGCCGTTCGTGGTGGGCGACCGGCTGCTGCGCCGTCCCGATCTCGGCGCGTTCGTCGACGTGCTGGCCACGACTGGACGCGTCAGTGGATTCTTCCGCGTCGACGGCAGGAGCAACGCGGAGGACATCGACCCGAGCTTCGGCGCCAGCGCCGGGATCCTCACCAACCCGGGCTTCACCACCGCCGACGCGGGCGTCACCGTGCGTCTGCTCGATCGCGTGGAGGTCTTCGGCCGCGTGCTCAACATCTTCGATCGGTCGTACGAGGAAATCTTCGGTTTCCCCGCGCTGGGACGCAGCGCCATGGTCGGGGTCCGCGTTGCTACGAGCCGATGA
- a CDS encoding YjbQ family protein, whose product MSKSSTVTVRETPVAEVTTASAGALKIHGETFVIETDERVDVVDLTERIMELVRSLNVREGIVSLWSLHTTCTVFINEFQTALLSDIKRFLEKMVARDEAWVHNDPDFSDCDRMNADSHLRALLLGHSLTLQISGGDVVLGQWQRILMGELDGPRSRTLRVQVWGIA is encoded by the coding sequence ATGAGCAAGAGTTCCACAGTGACCGTCCGCGAGACGCCGGTTGCGGAAGTGACGACCGCGTCCGCGGGTGCGTTGAAGATTCACGGCGAAACGTTCGTCATCGAGACCGACGAGCGTGTCGACGTGGTGGACTTGACCGAGCGCATCATGGAGCTCGTCCGTAGTCTGAACGTCCGCGAGGGCATCGTCAGCCTGTGGTCGCTGCACACCACGTGCACGGTGTTCATCAACGAATTCCAGACGGCGTTGCTGTCGGACATCAAGCGGTTCCTGGAGAAGATGGTTGCGCGCGACGAAGCCTGGGTGCACAACGACCCCGACTTCAGCGATTGCGACAGGATGAACGCAGACAGCCACCTGCGCGCCCTGCTCCTCGGGCACAGCCTCACGCTGCAGATCAGCGGTGGCGACGTGGTGCTCGGTCAGTGGCAGCGCATCCTGATGGGTGAGCTCGACGGCCCGCGCTCCCGCACCCTGCGCGTGCAGGTGTGGGGCATCGCCTAG
- the mqnE gene encoding aminofutalosine synthase MqnE encodes MRTRLRAAGLLDIADRLDAHQRLSAEDGLRLFEHPDLRLVGWLANRERERRHGDRAYYNYNLRLEVTNVCQASCLFCSFARLQEGGPGAYTMSLEQAWDKVRSRAGQPLTEVHIVNGLHPHLPFSYYRDLLAGFKRIRPEITLKAFTAVEIAFFADLYGMTDEQVLRELMAVGLESIPGGGAEIFADRVRRKIAHDKADADRYLAIHAIAHRLGMKTNVTMLFGHIERLDERVDHMVRVRAAQDETGGFQAFIPLTFHPDNNQMRKLPPPTAADTLRTIAVSRLMLDNVEHIKAFWIATGVSVAQAALWFGADDLDGTVQEERIYHMAGSDTPDILTTPQLRHLVERAGRTPLERDTMYNLVSV; translated from the coding sequence ATGCGCACGCGTCTTCGCGCAGCCGGCCTGCTCGACATCGCAGATAGACTCGACGCTCACCAGCGGCTGTCGGCCGAGGATGGCCTGCGCCTCTTCGAGCATCCCGACCTGCGTCTGGTCGGCTGGCTCGCCAATCGCGAGCGTGAGCGGCGCCACGGCGATCGCGCCTACTACAACTACAACCTGCGTCTCGAGGTCACCAACGTCTGCCAGGCGTCGTGTCTCTTCTGCTCCTTCGCGCGCCTGCAGGAGGGCGGTCCGGGTGCGTACACGATGTCGCTGGAGCAGGCCTGGGACAAGGTGCGCAGCCGGGCGGGGCAGCCCCTCACCGAAGTCCACATCGTCAACGGCCTGCACCCGCATCTGCCGTTCAGCTACTACAGGGATCTGCTCGCGGGCTTCAAGCGCATCCGTCCGGAGATCACGCTCAAGGCGTTCACGGCCGTGGAGATCGCGTTCTTCGCCGATCTCTACGGGATGACCGACGAGCAGGTGCTGCGCGAGCTGATGGCGGTGGGGCTGGAGTCGATTCCCGGCGGCGGCGCCGAGATCTTCGCCGATCGCGTGCGGCGCAAGATCGCGCACGACAAGGCGGATGCGGACCGGTACCTGGCCATCCACGCCATCGCGCACCGGCTCGGCATGAAGACCAATGTGACGATGTTGTTCGGGCACATCGAGCGTCTCGACGAACGCGTGGATCACATGGTGCGCGTGCGCGCAGCGCAGGACGAGACAGGCGGTTTCCAGGCGTTCATCCCGCTGACGTTCCATCCCGACAACAACCAGATGCGGAAGCTGCCGCCCCCGACGGCGGCCGACACGCTGCGCACGATCGCCGTGTCGCGACTGATGCTCGACAACGTCGAGCACATCAAGGCGTTCTGGATCGCGACGGGCGTGTCAGTGGCACAGGCCGCGCTCTGGTTCGGCGCCGACGACCTCGATGGCACGGTGCAGGAAGAGCGCATCTACCACATGGCCGGCTCCGATACGCCAGACATCCTCACCACCCCCCAACTCCGTCACCTCGTCGAACGCGCCGGCCGCACCCCCCTCGAACGCGACACGATGTACAACCTCGTAAGCGTCTGA